One Alnus glutinosa chromosome 3, dhAlnGlut1.1, whole genome shotgun sequence genomic region harbors:
- the LOC133863385 gene encoding embryo-specific protein ATS3A-like has translation MGLPLPMKIKTSILIIFIVFVTIFPTASGNNCSYSVEIETTCAPSAETEDHVGVRFSDSLGNLIVVKHLKNPKLVYAPKAGLKKQAGGAYGGFQRCAIDVFEASGPCMSRRVCSLYLKKVGSDDWRPGWVKVLHRQDGGHAEPVSYTFYFRTFVPENVWYGFDYCHSRGGFRPHAAGFGG, from the coding sequence ATGGGACTTCCTCTTCCCATGAAGATCAAAACAAGCATTCTGATCATTTTCATTGTCTTCGTCACTATTTTCCCAACTGCCTCTGGAAACAACTGCTCCTACTCAGTTGAGATTGAGACAACCTGCGCACCATCTGCTGAAACTGAAGATCATGTGGGTGTCAGATTCAGCGACTCACTGGGAAATTTGATCGTCGTCAAGCATCTGAAGAACCCCAAGCTAGTGTATGCTCCAAAAGCCGGCTTAAAGAAGCAAGCCGGCGGTGCATATGGTGGGTTTCAACGCTGTGCCATTGACGTGTTTGAGGCAAGTGGACCGTGCATGAGCCGAAGGGTGTGCTCTCTGTACCTCAAGAAAGTCGGGTCGGATGATTGGAGACCCGGGTGGGTGAAGGTGCTCCATCGTCAGGATGGTGGGCATGCAGAGCCAGTTTCTTACACGTTCTATTTCAGGACATTTGTGCCAGAAAATGTGTGGTATGGGTTTGATTATTGTCACTCAAGAGGGGGTTTTAGGCCTCATGCTGCAGGTTTTGGTGGGTAA